The proteins below come from a single Gottschalkia purinilytica genomic window:
- the hisC gene encoding histidinol-phosphate transaminase codes for MSKYWSDITKKIDPYIPGEQPKDKKYIKLNTNENPYPPSEQVIKAIQNAANENLKLYPDPTSERLRDTIADYYSLKKEQVFIGNGSDEILAFSFIGFFNPNEPILIPDITYSFYKVYSNLFNIKYNLISLNNDLSLPIDKFFIPNGGIIFPNPNAPTGRYVPLEFIEEVLNKNKDKVVIVDEAYIDFGGESSVKLIDKYENLLVIQTLSKSRSLAGLRVGFALGQEHLITGLDRIKNSVNSYTTDTLALFGAIEAIKDEEYFQETRRKIIDTRNRVSEELKSIGFNVIDSKTNFVFISHPYIKAEDIFNRLKEKNVLVRYFNQPRIDNFLRVSIGNDEEMNYFIKVIEDIVK; via the coding sequence ATGAGTAAATATTGGAGTGACATTACAAAGAAAATAGACCCTTACATACCTGGAGAACAACCTAAAGATAAAAAGTATATCAAACTAAATACTAATGAAAATCCATACCCTCCATCAGAACAAGTTATTAAGGCTATACAAAATGCTGCAAATGAAAACTTGAAACTCTATCCAGATCCGACTAGTGAAAGACTTAGAGATACAATAGCTGACTATTATTCTCTAAAGAAAGAGCAAGTGTTCATAGGCAATGGTTCTGATGAAATATTAGCTTTTTCATTTATAGGATTTTTTAATCCTAATGAGCCTATATTAATTCCAGATATTACGTATAGTTTTTATAAAGTATATTCTAATTTATTTAATATAAAATATAACTTAATATCTTTAAATAATGACCTTTCATTGCCGATAGATAAATTTTTCATACCAAATGGAGGTATTATATTTCCAAATCCTAATGCGCCAACAGGAAGATATGTACCTCTTGAATTTATAGAAGAAGTTTTAAATAAAAATAAAGATAAGGTTGTAATTGTTGATGAAGCCTATATTGACTTTGGAGGAGAATCATCAGTTAAACTTATTGATAAATATGAAAATTTATTAGTAATACAAACGTTATCTAAATCACGATCACTAGCAGGTCTTAGAGTTGGATTTGCACTAGGACAAGAACATCTAATAACTGGACTAGATAGAATTAAAAATTCAGTAAACTCTTATACTACTGATACACTAGCTTTATTTGGAGCGATAGAAGCTATTAAAGATGAAGAATATTTTCAAGAGACAAGAAGAAAAATTATAGATACTAGAAATAGGGTATCAGAAGAATTAAAATCTATAGGATTTAATGTTATAGATTCAAAAACTAATTTTGTTTTTATTAGTCATCCATATATAAAAGCAGAAGATATATTTAACAGGCTGAAAGAAAAGAATGTACTTGTTAGATATTTCAATCAGCCTAGAATAGATAACTTCTTAAGAGTAAGTATAGGAAACGATGAAGAGATGAACTATTTTATAAAAGTAATAGAAGACATAGTTAAATAA
- a CDS encoding MBL fold metallo-hydrolase, translated as MRDSKANIFPLGHSSFLVETKNNILIFDYYEDSLNLEKINVEDSILSNSIFKTDKSIFVFVSHSHSDHYTPDIFDWKKENPNIEYILSSDLREIIDKFDFHYVNPYESLKIKDIAIKAYGSTDKGVSFLVDVDEVTLFHAGDLNWWHWKKFSEEKRKIEEEDYKREVSKIIGEDIDIAFIPVDPRLDEFYYLGGEYFINTIKPKLLVPMHFRDNFYICDEFINKVSDKSTKIANINQLGQEISF; from the coding sequence ATGAGAGATTCTAAAGCCAATATATTTCCTTTAGGACATAGTAGCTTTTTAGTGGAAACTAAAAATAATATTTTGATATTTGACTATTATGAGGATAGTCTTAATTTAGAGAAAATAAATGTAGAAGATAGTATACTTTCTAATTCAATATTTAAAACGGATAAAAGTATTTTTGTCTTTGTGAGTCATAGTCATAGTGATCATTATACTCCTGATATATTTGATTGGAAGAAGGAAAATCCAAATATAGAGTATATATTGAGTAGTGATTTAAGGGAAATTATAGATAAATTTGATTTTCATTATGTTAATCCTTATGAATCACTTAAGATAAAAGATATAGCAATTAAAGCTTATGGTTCAACAGATAAAGGAGTTTCGTTTTTAGTTGATGTAGATGAAGTTACTTTGTTTCATGCTGGGGATTTAAACTGGTGGCATTGGAAAAAGTTTTCTGAAGAAAAACGTAAGATAGAGGAAGAAGACTATAAGCGTGAAGTTAGTAAAATTATAGGAGAAGATATAGATATTGCATTTATACCCGTAGATCCAAGACTTGATGAATTCTATTACTTAGGTGGAGAATATTTTATAAATACAATAAAGCCTAAACTACTAGTTCCAATGCATTTTAGAGATAATTTCTATATATGTGATGAATTTATTAATAAAGTGAGTGATAAATCTACTAAAATAGCTAATATTAATCAGTTAGGACAAGAAATTAGTTTTTAA
- a CDS encoding TetR/AcrR family transcriptional regulator: MSKISKESTGAKKKKIIQHAFDLFAEKGYSETSIDDIVKASGVSKGGIYYYFNSKEEIFLEIAKNRLEERRDLIKNIPNTVSNREKLINYIHWTLTGLFEEKIQKMSRFTFEFWSVLARNPNMSDKAKERYKLFYDDLAEILQQGIDCGEFEKDIDISSMVYIILSTMDGIGYMNSVMKITITHDVVENYIDIILRKISKGD; encoded by the coding sequence ATGTCTAAAATAAGTAAAGAATCTACAGGAGCTAAAAAGAAAAAGATTATTCAACATGCTTTTGATTTGTTCGCCGAGAAAGGATACTCAGAGACATCAATTGATGATATTGTTAAAGCTTCCGGTGTAAGTAAAGGTGGAATTTATTATTATTTTAATAGCAAAGAAGAAATATTTTTAGAAATTGCAAAGAATCGATTAGAAGAGAGACGTGATTTGATTAAGAATATTCCAAATACAGTGTCAAATAGAGAGAAACTAATTAATTATATTCATTGGACTTTAACAGGTCTATTTGAAGAGAAAATACAAAAAATGTCTCGCTTTACTTTTGAATTTTGGTCTGTACTTGCTAGAAATCCTAATATGTCAGATAAAGCTAAAGAAAGATACAAACTATTTTATGATGATTTAGCTGAAATTTTACAACAAGGAATTGATTGTGGAGAATTTGAAAAAGATATTGATATATCATCAATGGTTTATATTATTTTATCTACAATGGACGGTATTGGCTATATGAATTCTGTAATGAAGATTACTATTACCCATGATGTAGTTGAGAATTACATAGATATAATATTAAGAAAAATTAGTAAGGGAGATTAA
- a CDS encoding GNAT family N-acetyltransferase, whose product MITYNHCVNVEFEKVYEAFQVGFSDYIIKVEMSEDDFLKRFFGTEGNQLEYSFIALDDSKPIGVILGGIKNYEGVKTLRCGALCVHPDYRGKGISKKLFDLHKQVALDNRCKQMFLEVIVGNDRAIKFYRNLGYDKIYDIKYYSYKDVFNLKREVDNSIDIQKINFETIADLSSKLENIHINWQNDLDYMKKLEDLVHYGVYKDSELIGALSISVHGRIFFIWSKLQHRHRGIARNIIIKAINDLNLKSLSISFPNNASIEGFVKHTGFQKDEISQYEMYLTI is encoded by the coding sequence ATGATTACATACAATCATTGTGTTAATGTTGAATTTGAGAAAGTATATGAGGCTTTTCAAGTAGGTTTTTCAGATTATATCATAAAAGTTGAGATGTCTGAGGATGACTTTTTAAAGAGATTTTTTGGAACAGAAGGAAATCAGTTAGAGTATTCATTTATAGCATTAGATGATAGCAAACCTATTGGTGTAATTTTAGGGGGAATTAAGAATTATGAAGGAGTAAAAACTCTTCGTTGTGGAGCTCTTTGCGTTCATCCTGATTATAGAGGTAAGGGTATAAGTAAGAAGCTGTTTGATTTACATAAGCAGGTTGCATTAGACAATAGATGTAAACAGATGTTTTTAGAAGTTATCGTAGGAAACGATAGGGCAATTAAATTTTATAGAAACTTAGGATATGATAAAATTTATGACATAAAATATTATTCTTATAAAGATGTTTTTAACTTAAAAAGGGAAGTGGATAATTCTATAGATATTCAAAAGATTAATTTTGAAACTATTGCTGACCTATCATCTAAATTAGAAAATATACATATTAATTGGCAAAATGATTTAGATTATATGAAAAAGCTTGAAGACTTAGTACATTATGGAGTATATAAAGATTCTGAACTCATAGGGGCTTTAAGTATAAGTGTCCATGGTAGAATTTTCTTTATATGGTCTAAATTACAGCATCGTCATAGAGGAATTGCAAGAAATATTATTATAAAAGCTATAAATGATCTTAATTTAAAGAGTTTAAGTATAAGCTTTCCTAATAATGCAAGTATAGAAGGATTTGTAAAACATACTGGATTCCAAAAAGATGAGATTTCTCAATATGAAATGTATTTAACTATTTAA
- a CDS encoding glutaredoxin yields MKKVVIYTKDYCPYCKAACELFKNKGVDFIETDVTYNEEVFKEVKKKTGWTTVPQIFIEDEFIGGWDDINALNKSHQLDPKIGL; encoded by the coding sequence ATGAAAAAAGTTGTTATATATACTAAAGATTACTGTCCATATTGTAAAGCAGCATGTGAATTATTTAAAAATAAAGGCGTAGATTTTATAGAAACTGATGTAACATATAACGAAGAGGTATTTAAAGAAGTTAAGAAAAAAACTGGTTGGACAACAGTTCCTCAGATTTTTATTGAAGACGAATTTATTGGTGGATGGGATGATATAAATGCCCTAAATAAGTCTCATCAGCTAGATCCTAAAATTGGATTATAG